In one Candidatus Zixiibacteriota bacterium genomic region, the following are encoded:
- a CDS encoding dockerin type I domain-containing protein: protein MTAKILTLAVALTLLSFGTILGQSIVVDHVDGLNAMGNIDDGAVLTFHMRITGDADPHMVISNGFEISSPDGLTWTSVSGELNPIYPWDMDPMILFPPFFDLGMYVNVFADGAIADTIGFGGAAGMYGTGLPAGFDDVAYYITVGPITGSNGDFLVLDSSFYPPAGRWVWDIVEQNVAWGGPYQYEFGIGCPAPMTYLSQDPIILKDLADKILTVYIECEDNALIDPNSILVNAKIPPKEYRIEGELFAFDIGCTRFLSNWRPISSDFQGTYTVDYDLTTGEHKTITGDVNVIVYPGDLTFDGIEDQQDIVFLVEYMWNRGQKPYFEEALDVNRDGSVDVLDLRDLVQMIY from the coding sequence TGCCCTGACCCTTCTATCGTTTGGCACAATTCTGGGTCAGAGCATAGTCGTGGACCATGTCGATGGACTCAATGCCATGGGTAATATCGACGACGGTGCCGTGCTCACATTCCATATGCGAATAACCGGCGATGCTGATCCTCACATGGTGATTTCTAATGGCTTTGAAATCTCGTCACCCGATGGTCTGACCTGGACCTCGGTTAGCGGTGAGCTCAATCCAATCTATCCATGGGACATGGATCCTATGATATTGTTCCCGCCTTTCTTTGATCTGGGAATGTACGTCAATGTGTTTGCCGATGGCGCGATAGCCGATACTATCGGTTTCGGTGGCGCTGCCGGCATGTACGGCACCGGCTTACCGGCCGGCTTTGATGATGTCGCTTACTATATTACCGTCGGACCGATAACGGGCAGCAACGGTGATTTCCTGGTGCTGGATTCGTCCTTCTATCCGCCGGCCGGCCGCTGGGTATGGGATATTGTCGAACAGAACGTCGCCTGGGGCGGACCTTACCAATACGAGTTTGGTATCGGATGTCCGGCGCCCATGACCTATCTCTCTCAGGACCCGATCATCCTGAAAGACCTTGCGGACAAGATCCTCACCGTTTATATCGAGTGCGAAGACAACGCGTTGATCGACCCGAATTCGATTCTCGTGAACGCCAAGATCCCGCCGAAAGAATATCGAATCGAAGGTGAACTGTTCGCATTCGATATCGGCTGCACCCGTTTCCTTTCCAACTGGAGACCGATCTCATCGGACTTCCAGGGGACCTATACTGTGGATTATGATCTGACCACCGGCGAACACAAGACCATCACCGGCGACGTCAATGTGATCGTTTATCCCGGTGATTTGACTTTTGACGGAATTGAAGATCAGCAGGATATCGTATTCCTGGTTGAATATATGTGGAATAGAGGCCAGAAGCCTTACTTTGAAGAGGCTCTGGATGTCAACCGCGACGGCAGCGTCGACGTTTTAGACCTCCGCGATCTGGTGCAGATGATTTACTAA